Within the Pseudomonas mendocina genome, the region CGTGGGATCGACGCGCGCAGCAGAATGAAGATCATGATGAAGAAGGCCGTTTTCAGCGCGAACCAGAAGAACGGAATCTGCGGCAGGATGCCGAACGGGCCATGCCAGCCACCGAAGAACAGGGTTACCAGCAAGGCCGACACGGTGACGATGGCCACGTATTCGCCAACGAAGAACATGCCCCATTTCATCCCGGCATATTCGATGTGGTAACCGTCGGCCAGCTCCTGCTCGGCTTCCGGCTGGTCGAACGGGTGACGGTGGGTCACGGCGACGGCGGCGATGAAGAAGGTACAGAAGCCGAAGAACTGCGGAATGATGAACCACAGGTTCTGCGCCTGGTAGTCGACGATATCGCGCATGTTGAACGAGCCGACCTGCGCCACCACGCCCATCAGCGCCAGGGCCAGGAACACCTCGTAGGAGATGGTCTGGGCCGAGGCACGCAGGCTGCCGAGCAGGGCGAACTTGTTGTTGCTCGACCAGCCGGCGAACAGCACCGCGTAGACTGACAAACCCGCCATGGCGAAGAAGAACAGGATGCCGATGTTCAGATCCGCCACGCCCCAGGTCGGGGTGATGGGGATGATGGCGAAGGCCATCAGCATTGCGGCGAAGGCGATCATGGGCGCCAGGATGAAGATGAACCTGTCGGCGAACGGCGGCGTCCAGTCCTCCTTGAAGAACATCTTGATCATGTCGGCGGCGATCTGGAACATGCCGAACGGCCCCACGCGGTTGGGCCCGTAGCGATCCTGCCACCAGCCGAGCAGACGGCGCTCAATGAAGCTCAGCAGCGCGCCGCAGACCACCACCACCAGCAGGATGACGATGGCCTTGAGTACCGCGATGACGATCTCGATCAGTTCGGGCGTCAACCAGCTCATTGCGCGGCCTCCTGCAGCAGGGTCACGCTGGCACCGGCGATGACGGCCGGAATCCCAGGCAGGCCAAGCGGCAAGCCGACCAGACCGATGGCCAGATCATCACGCACCTGCAGCGGCAGGCGCAGGGCCTGGCCATTGACGCGCAGGGCCAGCAGCGCACCGTCGTTCACCCCCAGGCGTGCCGCTTCATCGCGGGCCAGGGCCACGTAAGGTTCGGGCATGCGCTCCTGAATCGGTTTGGCGCGCGCGGAGTTTTCCTCGCTGCCGAACAGGTGGTGCAGCGGCGCCACCTGCCAGGTGCCGGCTGCCGGGTTGAACGCGGCGTTCACGGCGAACCAGGGCAGGGCGTTGCCGGCAGCTTCGAGCAGGCGTACGCCGGGGTCGCCGGCGCGCAGGTGCCCGCCGACCTCGTCCTGGAACTTGTTCCAGGCCTGTGGCGAGTTCCAGCCCGGCGACCAGGCGAACGGAATCTGCTGCCGATCTTCCTTGCTGCCGGCGTAGCCTTCCATGGAGAAGGCGAAAGCGGTGTCCTGATCCTGCGGCTGACGCGGCTCGTGCACGCTGATATTGGCGCGCATGGCGGTGCGGCCGCTGTAGCGGTGCGGCTCGCGCGCCAGCTTGAGCCCCTTGATGCGGAACGAGGCGCTCGGTGCGGCATCCTTGATGCCGGACAAATGCGGGTTGCTGGCGGCGCAGGCTGCGGTGACCTGATCCAGTTGCGTCCAGTCCACGGCCTTGCCCTGCAGGGTGCTGTGCAGCGCGTGCAGCCAGCGCCAGCCCTCGCGAATCAGAATGCCCGCGTCGTAGTAGCTCGGTTCATAGACCTGGAAGAAGCGCTGAGCGCGGCCTTCGAGGCTGACCAGGGTGCCGTCGCCTTCGGCGAAGCTGGCCGCCGGCAGCAGCAGATGGGCGCGTTCGCTGGTGGCGGTGCGCTGGTGATCGGCGACGATCACCGTCTGTGCGGCGCTGAGTGCTGCATCCACCTTGGCGGTATCCGCGCGGCGGTACAGGTCGTTTTCCAGTATCACCACGGCATCGGCCTGGCCGTTGCTCACAGCATCGAGTGCGGCATCGACGGACTCGCCACCGAGCAGTGCCAGGCCCAGGCTGTTGGCTTCGGGTACCACCAGGCTCAGCGAGCCATTCTTCTCACGGTTCTTCAGCGCGCTGGCGATATTGGCGGCGGCTTCGATCAGGGCCTTGTCGCCCAGGGATGCGCCGGAAATGATCAGCGGGCGCTTGGCATTGATCAGGGCATCGGCGATGCGCTGCACCAGTTCGCCGGCTTCGGCGTCCAGGCCGTCGACGGCCGGGGCGTTCGGGTCGATGGCATGAGCCACGGCGAAACCGATACGGGCCAGGTCGGCCGGCGCGGCGTGCACGCACTGCTCGGCGATATCGTCGAGGCGGGTTTCAGCGACGCTGGCGATGAATAGCGGGTGCAGCGCGTGCTGGGCGACGTTCTGCACCGCCGCCATGTGCCAGTCCTGAATACGCGCACCGGCAGCGATTTCGGTGGCCTTGCCCTTGACCGCCTGGCGCAGGGCCAGGGCCAGGCGTGCAGCGGTCTGGGTCAGGTCTTCGCCAAGGACGAAGATGGCGTCGTGCAGCTCGACATCGCGCAGGGTCGGTGTCGGCAGCGGGCCGTTTTGCAGGATGTCGCGGATCAGGCGGATATTGGCCAGTTCGCTGGCGGCGATGCCGCTGTAGAAGTTGCTGGCGCCGACCAGCTCGCGCAGGGCGAAGTTGGATTCCAGGCTGGCGCGCGGCGAGCCGATGCCGATGACACGCTTGCCCTTGAGCAGCTCGGCGGCCTTGTCCAGCGCGGCATCGATGCCGATGGCCTGGCCGGCCAGTAGCGGCTGACGCGGGCGGTCTTCGCGGTTGACGTAGCCATAGCCGAAGCGGCCACGGTCGCAGAGGAAGTACTGGTTCACCGAGCCGTTGAAGCGGTTCTCGATACGGCGCAGCTCGCCGTAGCGCTCACCGGGACTGATGTTGCAGCCGCTGGAGCAGCCGTGGCAGATGCTCGGGGCGAACTGCATGTCCCACTTGCGGTTGTAGCGCTCGGAGTGGGTCTTGTCGGTGAACACGCCGGTGGGGCAGACCTCCACCAGGTTACCTGAGAACTCGCTTTCCAGCGTGCCGTCCTCGACGCGGCCGAAGTACACGTTGTCGTGCGCGCCATAGACGCCCAGGTCGGTGCCGCCAGCGTAATCCTTGTAGTAGCGCACGCAGCGGTAGCAGGCGATGCAGCGGTTCATCTCGTGAGCGATAAAGGGGCCCAACTCTTGGTTTTGATGAGTCCGCTTGGTAAAGCGATAGCGACGGGCGTTGTGCCCGGTCATCACCGTCATGTCCTGCAGGTGGCAGTGACCACCTTCCTCGCACACCGGGCAGTCGTGCGGGTGGTTGGTCATCAGCCATTCGACGACGCTGGCGCGGAACGCCTTGGATTCCTCGTCGTCGATGCTGATCCAGGTGTTGTCGGTGGCAGGCGTCATGCAGGACATGACGATGCGACCACGAGTGTCGTTCTCGTCGTTGTACTGCTTGACCGCACACTGGCGGCAGGCGCCGACGCTGCCTAGCGCCGGATGCCAGCAGAAGTAGGGGATATCGAGTCCGAGGGACAGGCAGGCCTGCAGGAGGTTGTCTGCACCATCGACTTCGAAATCTTTGCCGTCTACGTGGATAGTGGCCATTTCTTTGAGTCTTCGTTTACCCGCTTCATAAAAGCGGCTGGCTAAGGGAATTCGTCTGTTCAGCTCGCACTTGCCGGCATGCGGGGCGTGGTCGCCACCTTGGCCACACCGGCCTCGAACTCTTCACGGAAATATTTGATCGCGCTGCCCAACGGCTCCACGGCACCCGGTGCGTGAGCACAGAAGGTCTTGCCCGGGCCGAGGAAGTTGACCAGGCCGAGCAGGGTGGCGATGTCCTCGCGGGTGCCTTCGCCACGCTCCAGGGCGCGGAGAATCTTCACGCTCCACGGCAGGCCGTCGCGGCACGGCGTACACCAGCCGCAGGACTCGCGGGCGAAGAACTCTTCCATATTGCGTAGCAGGGAAACCATGTTGATCGAGTCGTCCACCGCCAGGGCCAGGCCGGTGCCCATGCGCGTGCCGACCTTGCCGATGCCGCCGGCATACATCTGCGCCTCGAGGTGCTCGGGCAGCAGGAAGCCGGTACCGGCGCCGCCAGGCTGCCAGCACTTGAGCTTGTAGCCGTCACGCATGCCGCCGGCGTAGTCCTCGAACAGCTCGCGGGCGGTGATGCCGAACGGCAGTTCCCACAGACCGGGGTTCTTCACCTTGCCGGAGAAGCCCATCAGCTTGGTGCCGTGGTCTTCGCTGCCCGGGCGGGCGAGGCCCTTGTACCAGTCAACACCGCCCGAAACGATGGCGGGCACGTTGCACAGGGTTTCGACGTTGTTGACGCAGGTGGGCTTGCCCCACACGCCGACAGCAGCCGGGAAGGGCGGCTTGGCGCGCGGGTTGGCACGGCGACCTTCCAGCGAGTTGATCAGCGCGGTTTCCTCGCCGCAGATGTAGCGGCCGGCGCCGGTGTGCACGAACAGCTCGAAATCGAAGCCTGAGCCGAAGATGTTCTTGCCGAGCAGGCCGGCAGCCTTGGCTTCGTCGATGGCGCGG harbors:
- the nuoH gene encoding NADH-quinone oxidoreductase subunit NuoH; amino-acid sequence: MSWLTPELIEIVIAVLKAIVILLVVVVCGALLSFIERRLLGWWQDRYGPNRVGPFGMFQIAADMIKMFFKEDWTPPFADRFIFILAPMIAFAAMLMAFAIIPITPTWGVADLNIGILFFFAMAGLSVYAVLFAGWSSNNKFALLGSLRASAQTISYEVFLALALMGVVAQVGSFNMRDIVDYQAQNLWFIIPQFFGFCTFFIAAVAVTHRHPFDQPEAEQELADGYHIEYAGMKWGMFFVGEYVAIVTVSALLVTLFFGGWHGPFGILPQIPFFWFALKTAFFIMIFILLRASIPRPRYDQVMAFSWKFCLPLTLINLLVTGAVVLATAQ
- the nuoG gene encoding NADH-quinone oxidoreductase subunit NuoG; translated protein: MATIHVDGKDFEVDGADNLLQACLSLGLDIPYFCWHPALGSVGACRQCAVKQYNDENDTRGRIVMSCMTPATDNTWISIDDEESKAFRASVVEWLMTNHPHDCPVCEEGGHCHLQDMTVMTGHNARRYRFTKRTHQNQELGPFIAHEMNRCIACYRCVRYYKDYAGGTDLGVYGAHDNVYFGRVEDGTLESEFSGNLVEVCPTGVFTDKTHSERYNRKWDMQFAPSICHGCSSGCNISPGERYGELRRIENRFNGSVNQYFLCDRGRFGYGYVNREDRPRQPLLAGQAIGIDAALDKAAELLKGKRVIGIGSPRASLESNFALRELVGASNFYSGIAASELANIRLIRDILQNGPLPTPTLRDVELHDAIFVLGEDLTQTAARLALALRQAVKGKATEIAAGARIQDWHMAAVQNVAQHALHPLFIASVAETRLDDIAEQCVHAAPADLARIGFAVAHAIDPNAPAVDGLDAEAGELVQRIADALINAKRPLIISGASLGDKALIEAAANIASALKNREKNGSLSLVVPEANSLGLALLGGESVDAALDAVSNGQADAVVILENDLYRRADTAKVDAALSAAQTVIVADHQRTATSERAHLLLPAASFAEGDGTLVSLEGRAQRFFQVYEPSYYDAGILIREGWRWLHALHSTLQGKAVDWTQLDQVTAACAASNPHLSGIKDAAPSASFRIKGLKLAREPHRYSGRTAMRANISVHEPRQPQDQDTAFAFSMEGYAGSKEDRQQIPFAWSPGWNSPQAWNKFQDEVGGHLRAGDPGVRLLEAAGNALPWFAVNAAFNPAAGTWQVAPLHHLFGSEENSARAKPIQERMPEPYVALARDEAARLGVNDGALLALRVNGQALRLPLQVRDDLAIGLVGLPLGLPGIPAVIAGASVTLLQEAAQ
- the nuoF gene encoding NADH-quinone oxidoreductase subunit NuoF, whose amino-acid sequence is MKTLTSIGPANRITRSEETHPLTWRLRDDAQPVWLEEYQQKNGYAAARKALTEMAQADIVQTVKESGLKGRGGAGFPTGVKWGLMPADESMSIRYLLCNADEMEPNTWKDRMLMEQLPHLLVEGMLISARALKAYRGYIFLRGEYVDAAANLNRAIDEAKAAGLLGKNIFGSGFDFELFVHTGAGRYICGEETALINSLEGRRANPRAKPPFPAAVGVWGKPTCVNNVETLCNVPAIVSGGVDWYKGLARPGSEDHGTKLMGFSGKVKNPGLWELPFGITARELFEDYAGGMRDGYKLKCWQPGGAGTGFLLPEHLEAQMYAGGIGKVGTRMGTGLALAVDDSINMVSLLRNMEEFFARESCGWCTPCRDGLPWSVKILRALERGEGTREDIATLLGLVNFLGPGKTFCAHAPGAVEPLGSAIKYFREEFEAGVAKVATTPRMPASAS